TTTCTCGCTCTATTTccggcctccttcttcagacgATATCCAGAATACATGCGAGCTGACtgaactgctgctgctgtggcaaACATACAGCTTTTGGCGGGCCTGGAACTACCGGCCGGGTTTGAGCACCATCCCTGGTATTGGCGGCCGCAGATGAACCAATTCGATGCCTGTTCTTCACCGGGATGTACTATTTCGGACCGAATGAGAATCTGAATCATCTTCAGACGCTGTCAGTAGAACGGTGCCTACCCGAAGGTCCTTGAACCTGGGTATTCTGTCGTTCTTGATGCAAAATAAGAACAGACATCAGCGAGCGGGTTTGCTGGATCCCATTGGGCACCGTACGAGGATAAGGGGTAGATCTGAGATTTTCTGCAGCCATCCGTGGACGGATCCGAGGGGTATGTAGCACGAAAGGGGGGCTGTCAAAGTGAATGTGTCACAAGCTTTCCACCGCTGAAGCTGTCATATCCTCGCAGGATGGATTGCAGCCTCGGTTGCGGAAGAGACGCCATGCTCGAGAAGGGAAGATTAAGAAGATGCAATGATATTAAAGCTTTTTGCCCGAGTATCCTTCAACGCCATACATGCCATAaatccatcatcatacagTCAAATCACCTCAAAATCTAGatgggagggaaaaaaacacaagagTTAGCACAATAGAGGGATCTTTGGATTCAAGATGACGTACCTTATTTCATATGAACCTGCTCTTGTCATGTACCGCACCCACTTGACACTGGAATAGTTGCTCTTCTCAAAGACCTTTAGATAGCGTACCAGCAAGCCTGAGCTGGTAAACATGAGCAAGCTAAAGTTCATGCTCAGGGGCGGCCGGCTCCACGCCTTCTGGTTTGTCATACTTGTCAGGGAAGCCTCGGCAGTGAGGACGTACTCGCTCTGGCCCGTGAATCTGCCAATCTTCCAGACAATGACGTTCTCGCTGGGCTCGTACTTGGCCTTGCCCTGTGTGCAACGCTCGGTGATCTTGGCGGTGTTGAGGGGAGTCGGGatcttgatgatgacattggTGGCGAAGAGCTTGGAACCGAAATTGGCCTTGACGCCGATACTGTACTCGACCTTTGTGCGGCTGACCTCGTTGACGATGGCGTGTACCTTGAAGGGGAGGTTGACGTTTTCCGTGGCACGGTAGCGCATGAGCTCGAACTCGCCGTCGGGCGggacgaagctgatgattCTGTCTGTGTCAAACTTGCCCAGCTTGACGCACTGGTGGAACTGGCAGTCCTCCAGCGTGACGCTTCCCGCAGCCgccttggtggccttggTGCCCATCTTGTTGCCGCTGGGCAGGCTCAGCAATCCGTCGTTATCCAGCAGCAGTCGATCGTTGAGGCCAAACTTGCACTCGGGGGTGCCGGAGAGATAGGCGCGCATAACGATTTGGCCCGTGACATCCGCTCGCAAAACTGCGCCGGTAGCAGACATGAGCAGGTTGACGTCCTCGATGACATCGACAAAGGCCTCGTTCTTGCGGTACTTGACGTCTGCCTTTCGCCATGACAGCGCGCCGGTGGCCTGCATGGTGATTTTGGACGTGTCTTCGGGGCGCGACTCGGACTTGACTCCTTCGGTGGTGATGTACATTTTGAGCGTGTCTGTCTCGGTGTTTTGCGGATAGCCAAAGTCGATGATTTCTGCGGTTGAAGGCACGCTGTTAGTAATTGTGATGATAAGCAAAAGCTTAGAAGAATTTAccatccagcagctcgtAGACCAGCACAAAGTTGTTCTTGACGGCCTCCTCGTCAAACTTGCCAAAGTACCCCTTTCCCAGCTGAATCAGCCGGTAGAGGAACTCAAAGACCAGCGCGGCATTGGCGTTGctcttggtgatggcgacGAGGTAAATATTTTCGTGCTTGACATGGCTGAAAGTCGTGCTGCCCAGCGTCAAGATGGGCGATCGGACCTGGGCATTGGAGATGACTTGGATGCGGAAGACGTCGGCAAGGCGAGGGCGGCAGTCGTTGCGAAAGGCGCGGAAGATGAGATTCTCGCCCTtttggttgaagatgagcacGCCGGAGAGCATCTTGGATAACCTtcggaggagaagagaaggaaaagggaaaggaaggaaaagagTCGCAAAAAAGGAGAGGCCGTGACTCGAGCAGCAGACAGAGGACTTGACGTactggagttggagttggtcAAGGTGAGGCTGCGATGCGACAAGCTCCAGGTCGGGCGATTAATGAAATCGAGCTGCAGGTGCGGAAAGCGTGCTGGAGAGCCCCGCCGAGGCGCGTGACTATGGCGCCAGAGAGGAACAGGTTACAGGGGGGCTTGGTCACTGTAGTCCCCTGAATTGATAGCACCGTCCCGCTGTAGCCACTATTTAGCTGTGTACATATGGAGCACTTGAGGGCATATGGCGGAGTATTCGGATCAATCCAATCCATTACCAATTGATCAATAACATGATTGATGTACTCTGCGATTTAAGAGCCGGCAACGAGTCTGGTTCTATAGATGTTTTGATCAATACAATTAAGCGGTAGTTAACTACCTATGGACCTGTATACTGTGAAGCCaccatgtacatgtaattaaAGACACACAGGGCAGGCACTATGTAGGATTTGGAGCTCTCTTAGACCTGAATAGTTTAGCGCTTAATGTGCATCTTGAGCAAATGCAGACGTGGAGCTGCTATATTCAGGGTCTTctggcagctgcagcatttATTATATTGGAGGCTCTTAACAGCTATGTAGCCTTCCGGACGAATTGGCATGTGTCTTCCTTAATATATCTCTCGACTAGTAATAATAGGAAACGGAATAAGTGCAATTATACATAAGTACACCGAAAGGGCACATCTAAGCCAGGTGAAGCCTGGAGCTCATACATCCCATCTAGTGACAAATCTAAAGAGTGAACAATTCCCCCCAAGTATTCGATAAGATGCGGGTGTTGGATTTCACTGACAGCGTCGGCTTGAGACCAGCTTGATAATTGATGCTATGCCC
Above is a genomic segment from Trichoderma breve strain T069 chromosome 6, whole genome shotgun sequence containing:
- a CDS encoding adaptor complexes medium subunit family domain-containing protein, translated to MLSGVLIFNQKGENLIFRAFRNDCRPRLADVFRIQVISNAQVRSPILTLGSTTFSHVKHENIYLVAITKSNANAALVFEFLYRLIQLGKGYFGKFDEEAVKNNFVLVYELLDEIIDFGYPQNTETDTLKMYITTEGVKSESRPEDTSKITMQATGALSWRKADVKYRKNEAFVDVIEDVNLLMSATGAVLRADVTGQIVMRAYLSGTPECKFGLNDRLLLDNDGLLSLPSGNKMGTKATKAAAGSVTLEDCQFHQCVKLGKFDTDRIISFVPPDGEFELMRYRATENVNLPFKVHAIVNEVSRTKVEYSIGVKANFGSKLFATNVIIKIPTPLNTAKITERCTQGKAKYEPSENVIVWKIGRFTGQSEYVLTAEASLTSMTNQKAWSRPPLSMNFSLLMFTSSGLLVRYLKVFEKSNYSSVKWVRYMTRAGSYEIRYVILNPKIPLLC